The genomic stretch GAAATAGGCGCAGTAAGAGCAAGTCCCATAAGCACCGCAACAATAATCCCCATAATAATCGGTCGTTGCTCCGTTGCCCACATGATCAGAGACCCGAAATTAGTAAGGAGTGATTGAATCCCCGGTCCAATGAGAGCCGCCGTTCCATAACCAGCGAAAATTGTTATTAACGGCGTCACGATAATGTCTAACTTAGTTGACTTCGAAACAAGCTTTCCTGCTTCAGAAGCCACAAGGGCTGCAACGTAACTACCAGCAGGACCACCAAGTTCGGCTCCAGCTGCACCTGCAAGAATAGCTGCAAACAATACAAGTGGAGGTGCTCCTAAACCATAGGCAACCGCGACACCAATGGCTGGCCCCATTAAGCTCATTGCGAGTTCTCCCATTGGGGTTAAAAAAGAAAGCGCAGAGACTTGCCCACCAACTGTTTTAAGAATTAAGCCAATAATTAACGATGAAAAGAGGCCAAGCGCCATATAGCTAAGCGCGGTTATAAAATACACACGCGGAGATAGCGTAATGCCTTTCTGATGTAAAAAATCTTTCATCTGTTTCTCCTTTCAAATGTTATCCTGTTTTAGTATACACATATTTCTTTCACCACTTAATGAATCGATTAAACGGTCAAACCTTTCCCCCTAATCTATTTACTGGGAATAAATGAAAAAACCATGCTACAATAATGGCGTAAACAATTTAAAGGAGGCACTACTCATGGAATTGACGGTTTATCTAGCTGGACAAATTCACGATGATTGGCGAAATGAAATGAAAGAAAACGCCATTAAAATGGAATTGCCTATTCAATTTGTTGGACCTATGGAAAATCATGATCGTTCAGACAACATTGGTGAAGAAATTAAAGGCGAACAACCTAATAAAATTCTGAAGGATGAATCTGCTTCTGAAATCAACAACCTGCGAACTCACGTTTTACTTCATAAATCAGACGTAGTCATTGCACTTTTTGGTGAGAACTATAAACAGTGGAACAGTGCGATGGATGCCGCTACGGCGATCGCTCTTCAGAAACCACTTATTCTGATTCGCCCTGAATCCCTTCATCACCCACTAAAAGAACTTTCAAACAAAGCTCAAGTTACTGTTGAAAACACAGACCAGGCTTTAAAAGCATTATCTTATATTTTCGAAACGAATTAACGCATTTGAAATTGGTATTGACCGATAAGTAGAGATACAAGATGATCGTACATGTCGGTTCTTGAGACGGTGCCGTTGGTAAAAATCCCAATGGCGCCTTCTTTTTTGCTTACGTCCGCTCGACTTGCATACTCGGAAATAACAGGACCTAATTCTTTTCCTTCCTCCAGCATTTTTTTAATATTATCAGGAAGCGGAAACCTTGCCCCACCCGCAATTACTTCTGTGCCATTTTTATCAACCAGAGCTCCCCAATTGCAAACGTATAATTTCTCTTCAATGATCTGAACTCCACCTTCAAGACCGATCCCTATTTTACTCTGACTTGTTGCCAATGCGGCTCTCGCCCGTTGTTTTGCTCCAAGAAGCGTTTCTTCATCTCCCCATGGTTGATCGGCAACACCAGAATCCACGTCCACCCCTATGACCTCACCTACAAAATGGTTTCTTACTGCGTTTATTTTCACCGGGTTCGTAGATCCAACTACTAAATAATTCACTCAACATCCCTCCACCTACTTGATAAAAAATGCTCATAAGAAAAGGAGCCTCTTCGGCCCCTTGTACTTACACGTTGCTTTTAATACTATCTACCGTTGCCTGATCTGTTGATTTCACTAATTTTATGATTAATTCTTTTGCAGCTGCATAATCATCTATGTGGATCAATGAAGAAGAGGTATGAATATATCTGGAGCAAATTCCTACTACTGCAGAAGGAACACCATTATTGGACAGATGGACGCGCCCCGCATCCGTTCCTCCTTGAGAAATGAAATACTGATAAGGAATTTCATTACTTTCAGCCGTATCCAAGATAAAATCTCTTAAACCTTGATGGGTCACCATCGAGCGATCATAGATCCGTAGAAGTGCTCCTTTACCAAGCTGACCAAATTCATTCTTATCTCCAGTCATATCATTCGCTGGACTTGCGTCCAGTGCATAGAAAATATCCGGATTTATCATATTTGCTGCGGTTTGTGCACCTCTTAAGCCCACTTCTTCTTGAACCGTAGCCCCAGAATACAACTCATTCGGTACCTCTTCATTTTGAAGTTCTTTCAATAGTTCTATCGCTAAACCTACCCCGTAACGATTATCCCAAGCTTTTGCCATGATTTTTTTTTCATTAGCCATTGGAGTGAAAGGGCATACCGGAACGATTTGCTGTCCTGGCTTAACGCCAATACGTTCGGCATCTTCCTTGTTGTCAGCACCAATATCGATAAGCATGTTTTTAATTGCCATTGGTTTATTACGAGTTGTATCATCAAGTAAATGCGGTGGGATTGATCCAATCACACCTGGAATTGGGCCGTTCTTCGTCATTACCTGGACACGCTGGGCGAGAAGAACTTGACTCCACCAACCTCCAAGGGTTTGAAAACGCAACATTCCATTTTCAGTAATGGATGTTACCATAAATCCAACTTCATCCATGTGGCCAGCGACCATTACACGTGGCCCATCGTTTCGTTTAACCCCAAAAACACTTCCAAGATTATCTTGAATAATTTCATCTGTATACTTACTAATTTCACTTTTTACGAATTTTCTAACATCATGCTCAAAACCCGGTGCACCTTGTAGTTCCGTTAATGTTTTAAAAAGCGTCAACGTTTCTTTATTCATATGTATCCCCTTCCATCGTTCGTCTCTTCCTATTGTATCGAATCTGGTTGCTTGTTGCTAGTGTCGTGGATTTTCGATAGAAACATTTGGTCCAAGTAAGAAATTCAGATATACTATAGATGGAAAACAAATTGCCCACTTGAAGAAGGGAGATTCGTAAGCAATGAGAACAAAGGATTTGTTAGTTGGAGCACTAATTGGTGCAGGAGCCGCAGCAATTACAGTGTCTACAATCGCTTCAAAAAAAACGTACATTTCACCTGAAAAAGCGTTAAAAGCAGTGAAAGGTGCTGTAAAACCCGTATATACTGTTAAAGGGTCATGGATTCATATGAAAACGGATTCAGTAGAGAAATTCAATCTTCCCTATACCGTTTATGCGGGAGGGTTAACCTGCGAAAAAGAAGGTGATCTTCAGCAGCTTGACTTTATGGTGGATGCAGAAACAGGCACATTAGTGGAATTACAGGCTCAATAAAAAATCACTGTTTGCAATCACAATAGAAATCCCCGTGCACGAGGCACGGGGATTTTGCTGTCTTATTTGGATCAATTAAAAAGTAGTATTCGTGTCGTAAACGTTATTTTGCAATTTAAAACGAAGTGTTGAATACTTATTTTTAGTCCATAAGTAAGCAAGAAGAGCTGGACCAACAAGCATAATCGCACTTAGAAAAAGAATGACGCTCATGTGAAGGTGTTCACCTGTAACATCTGCGTGACTATCTTTATATTCCTTCGCTTTTTCAATATCCAATACTTTGGAATCTGGGATGATTGCATTGGCTTCTGTATCATAGAAAAGGACCTGTGTATGATCTTCAAAGAAAATGTTGTCACGAACGGTTGTAAACTCTACAAGCATCATTGAAACTTTGCTAAATTCCTTATCTGCTGAGCTATCCACTTCAAGATTTTCTGCGTCTACAACTTTTAAAGAACCTTTGTCATAGTCATAGTGTTCTTCCCCAAGATAACTAGCTACGCCCTTCTTAACTTCATCACTAACATCCGCTTCAGCATGTGCTTCTGTTCCCGCGAAAGGAAATGCGATTAAAAATACAGCAAGAAGTGCAAAAATTCCTTTTTTCATCATTTTTTCCTCCTCTATCAAACAAATTATCCAATTCTTATCATATCATATTCCATCTATTATTCTACTAACATTTTGTAGAAAAAGACATCCAATAGGAGGAAATGACGGACAGATCATCCATCCTCGTTTACATTACGTTTACCCTTTCCGATTCATTTCATAACAAAAAAAGAACCGGTATGCACCGGTTCTTACTGAGTTACTGGTTTTTTATTGAATTGAGTACTAATTTCTTTTGAGCGTGTAGCTGCATTTTCAACCGCTGCTACAAAAGCTTCTCCGCCACCATTATCATACAAAGCTTCGAGACCAGCTTGAGTTGTACCGTTTGGTGAAGTTACTTTCTTTCTTAGTGCGGAAGGCGAATCTTCAGATTGCTCAGCCATCATTCCGGCACCTAGTACCGTTTGAACAGCCATTTTCCGAGCGGTTTCTGTTTCAATTCCACCTTCAATGGCAGCTTTCTCAAGACTCTCTATTACATAATAAATATAAGCGGGTCCGCTTCCTGCAACGCCTGTAAATACGTCCATTTGCTCTTCTTCGATAACAACTGTCTCCCCAATAGAACGTATAAGCGCGCGAGCAATTGTAACCTGCTCATCACTTACATGTGTGCCTGCCGCTAAAGCAGAAATAGATTTCCCAATCATACTTGATGTGTTTGGCATAACGCGGATGACTGGTTGTTCTCCATCCAGTTGCTCCTCAATATAGGAGGATGGTACGCCAGCTAGAACAGATAAGAGAAGTTGATCATTCGTGATAAAGTTCTCGATCCCTTCTAGTGCACGTTCAACATCTTTAGGTTTCATTGCAAGGATTACAACATCAGCCTCACGAACGGCGAATTCTATGCTTTGCGTCGCCAATACGCCGTGGTTTTCCATTAGCTCCTGACGACGTTGTTCATTACTTCTGTTTGTCATAATAATACGTTCAGGTTCAATAGTACCTGACTCAATCATTCCTGCAGCCATTGCCTCTGCCATTGAACCCGCTCCGATAAACGTTACGGTTTTATTTTCTAGCATGATTGCCTCCTTTGGATTTCCGAAAAATCATCTACGGTCATTTATACTAACACTGCATCCTTAGACCTTCAACCTTTTAGCCACAAGAAATAAGCATAAGCGCAAGATACTAAGTGAAAACGCTATCATTCGAATCTCACTGGAAACTGTATGAATGAGATGGACATATATCGGTTCTCACGCTCTCTCATCCCTTCTAATCAGCACTATACTTTTAACAAAAGGTGGAAAATTAAGCTACTACACCAACTTTACAAATGCACCGTTATTTAATAAACAAGAAAAAGAGACTCCCATACGGAGCCTCTTTCACTTATTATGCTTGTACTTGTGGTTTAGATTTTTTTAGTATACCAACCATCAAAGCTGTGATAATTGTACCAATGACGATAGCTAGGATGTAGAGTAGAATATGAGTTAATGAGATGTTATTCACAGACCAGATAACAAACGCTCCGCCATGCGGTGCTGGTAAAGCTATATTAAATAACATTGTTAATGCGCCTGCTACAGATGATCCAACAATAATAGAAGGAATCACTCGTCCTGGATCTGCTGCTGCAAATGGGATTGCTCCTTCTGTTATGAAGGAAGCCCCCATCACATAAGCGACTTTACCTGCTTCACGCTCAGTTTTGTTGAAGCGATTTTTAAATAGCGTTGTTGCAAGAGCAAGCCCAAGTGGTGGCGTCATACCTCCTGCCATGATTGCTGCATGATACGTTAGATTACCTGCATCAATCATCGCAATACCGAATGTAAATGCTGCTTTATTGATTGGACCACCCATATCAACTGCCATCATACCACCAAGAATTAAGCCTAGTAGAAGCTTGTTTGTCGTACCCATTCCGCTCAACCAATTTTCTAGCCCTGTGTTTAAAGCTCCTACAGGTTCAATTACGACATACATCATAATGATTCCTGTGATAAAGATACCAAACAAAGGATATAGAAGAACCGGCTTTAACCCTTCTAGGGATTGTGGAAGTCCAGAGAAAAGCTTTTTCAAAAGAAGAACAGCGTAACCAGCAAGGAAACCTGCAATAAGTCCACCTAGAAAACCAGCCCCGTTCGTAGAAGCCATTAAACCACCAACTAGACCAGGAGCAAGACCAGGACGATCGGCAATACTCATTGCGATAAATCCTGCAAGGACTGGAATCATAAGAGCAAAGGCATTTCCACCGCCGATGGTGCTAAGTGCTGCTGCAAATGCATTGTAACTTGGATCATCTGGATTTGCAGCATTAATACCGAAGATAAATGAAAGGGCTATCAAAATACCGCCACCAACAACGAGCGGAAGCATATTCGATACACCGTTCATTAAATGCTTATAGAATGCGGACTGCTTTCCTTTTCTTTCGTTTTTCTTCTCGCTGATTTGGTCTTCGTATGATCCAG from Bacillus sp. Cs-700 encodes the following:
- a CDS encoding PTS sugar transporter subunit IIC; the encoded protein is MKDFLHQKGITLSPRVYFITALSYMALGLFSSLIIGLILKTVGGQVSALSFLTPMGELAMSLMGPAIGVAVAYGLGAPPLVLFAAILAGAAGAELGGPAGSYVAALVASEAGKLVSKSTKLDIIVTPLITIFAGYGTAALIGPGIQSLLTNFGSLIMWATEQRPIIMGIIVAVLMGLALTAPISSAAIAIMLGLEGIAAGAATIGCAAQMVGFAVSSYRENGVGGLIAQGIGTSMLQVANIVRNPWILLPPTVAGAILAPIGSGWLSLLNNSSGAGMGTSGFVGQIMTFNVMGTGGEIWLAIVMLHFVGPAIISLLISEVMRQKGLIRPGDMKIQTD
- a CDS encoding YtoQ family protein, with product MELTVYLAGQIHDDWRNEMKENAIKMELPIQFVGPMENHDRSDNIGEEIKGEQPNKILKDESASEINNLRTHVLLHKSDVVIALFGENYKQWNSAMDAATAIALQKPLILIRPESLHHPLKELSNKAQVTVENTDQALKALSYIFETN
- a CDS encoding DUF84 family protein, producing the protein MNYLVVGSTNPVKINAVRNHFVGEVIGVDVDSGVADQPWGDEETLLGAKQRARAALATSQSKIGIGLEGGVQIIEEKLYVCNWGALVDKNGTEVIAGGARFPLPDNIKKMLEEGKELGPVISEYASRADVSKKEGAIGIFTNGTVSRTDMYDHLVSLLIGQYQFQMR
- a CDS encoding M42 family metallopeptidase, translating into MNKETLTLFKTLTELQGAPGFEHDVRKFVKSEISKYTDEIIQDNLGSVFGVKRNDGPRVMVAGHMDEVGFMVTSITENGMLRFQTLGGWWSQVLLAQRVQVMTKNGPIPGVIGSIPPHLLDDTTRNKPMAIKNMLIDIGADNKEDAERIGVKPGQQIVPVCPFTPMANEKKIMAKAWDNRYGVGLAIELLKELQNEEVPNELYSGATVQEEVGLRGAQTAANMINPDIFYALDASPANDMTGDKNEFGQLGKGALLRIYDRSMVTHQGLRDFILDTAESNEIPYQYFISQGGTDAGRVHLSNNGVPSAVVGICSRYIHTSSSLIHIDDYAAAKELIIKLVKSTDQATVDSIKSNV
- a CDS encoding PepSY domain-containing protein; the encoded protein is MRTKDLLVGALIGAGAAAITVSTIASKKTYISPEKALKAVKGAVKPVYTVKGSWIHMKTDSVEKFNLPYTVYAGGLTCEKEGDLQQLDFMVDAETGTLVELQAQ
- the proC gene encoding pyrroline-5-carboxylate reductase, producing MLENKTVTFIGAGSMAEAMAAGMIESGTIEPERIIMTNRSNEQRRQELMENHGVLATQSIEFAVREADVVILAMKPKDVERALEGIENFITNDQLLLSVLAGVPSSYIEEQLDGEQPVIRVMPNTSSMIGKSISALAAGTHVSDEQVTIARALIRSIGETVVIEEEQMDVFTGVAGSGPAYIYYVIESLEKAAIEGGIETETARKMAVQTVLGAGMMAEQSEDSPSALRKKVTSPNGTTQAGLEALYDNGGGEAFVAAVENAATRSKEISTQFNKKPVTQ
- a CDS encoding PTS fructose transporter subunit IIABC, which codes for MRITELLTKETMILNVEADSKDRVINELSEKLERAGKLQDLNAFKKAIHAREKESTTGIGEGIAIPHAKTAAVKSPAIVFGRSHAGIDYQSLDGQPAHLFFMIAATEGANQTHLEALSRLSSFLMDNEFRKGLLEARTEEEVLQAFDQKEEESSDEDELEETTEVTGKILAVTACPTGIAHTYMAADALKAKASEMGYSVKVETNGSGGVKNRLTDEEIEKAPGIIVAADTKVEMDRFKGKKVIEVPVAEAIRKPADLLKQAANGDAPVYKSSGSYEDQISEKKNERKGKQSAFYKHLMNGVSNMLPLVVGGGILIALSFIFGINAANPDDPSYNAFAAALSTIGGGNAFALMIPVLAGFIAMSIADRPGLAPGLVGGLMASTNGAGFLGGLIAGFLAGYAVLLLKKLFSGLPQSLEGLKPVLLYPLFGIFITGIIMMYVVIEPVGALNTGLENWLSGMGTTNKLLLGLILGGMMAVDMGGPINKAAFTFGIAMIDAGNLTYHAAIMAGGMTPPLGLALATTLFKNRFNKTEREAGKVAYVMGASFITEGAIPFAAADPGRVIPSIIVGSSVAGALTMLFNIALPAPHGGAFVIWSVNNISLTHILLYILAIVIGTIITALMVGILKKSKPQVQA